A region from the Medicago truncatula cultivar Jemalong A17 chromosome 6, MtrunA17r5.0-ANR, whole genome shotgun sequence genome encodes:
- the LOC11407682 gene encoding NAC domain-containing protein 92, with product MMDAMEKNSRDVESDEKFELPPGFRFHPTDEELITHYLSQKVLDNSFCAIAIGEADLNKCEPWDLPWRANMGEKEWYFFCVRDRKYPTGLRTNRATCAGYWKATGKDKEIYREKILIGMKKTLVFYKGRAPKGEKTNWVMHEFRLEDTYSLRNISKRAMKEWSICRVFEKSSCGKKMDIQDLVSFNSIGKELLPPLMDSSPYNSETKATIEDSSHVTCFNEPNLIDDYQITQDNDNNIVGSFDTPMLTSSYSSNPSYDNISHVSWTPSLSHQSTQVGNSQSFDVDISSMMYNNEMFQDSYVNEEYSSDLVGHFDTGCLWNY from the exons ATGATGGATGCAATGGAGAAAAATTCAAGAGATGTTGAGAGTGATGAAAAATTTGAATTGCCACCTGGATTTAGGTTTCATCCAACAGATGAAGAACTCATAACTCATTACCTCTCTCAAAAAGTTCTTGATAATTCTTTTTGTGCTATAGCCATTGGTGAAGCTGATTTGAACAAGTGCGAGCCTTGGGATTTGCCTT GGAGGGCCAATATGGGTGAGAAGGAGTGGTATTTTTTCTGTGTAAGGGACAGAAAATATCCAACTGGTCTAAGGACAAATAGGGCCACATGTGCTGGATATTGGAAGGCAACAGGTAAAGACAAAGAGATATATAGAGAGAAGATACTAATTGGAATGAAGAAAACACTTGTTTTCTACAAAGGAAGAGCTCCTAAAGGTGAAAAAACAAATTGGGTCATGCATGAATTCCGATTAGAAGACACATATTCTTTGCGAAATATATCCAAAAGAGCTATG aaggAGTGGTCTATATGCAGAGTTTTTGAGAAAAGTTCTTGTGGAAAGAAAATGGATATTCAAGATTTGGTAAGTTTCAATTCAATTGGAAAAGAACTACTACCTCCATTGATGGATTCTTCACCATACAATAGTGAAACAAAAGCTACTATTGAAGATTCATCACATGTGACATGTTTCAATGAACCAAATCTAATTGATGATTATCAAATTACACAAGACAATGACAATAACATAGTTGGTAGCTTTGATACTCCTATGTTAACATCTTCATATTCTTCAAACCCTTCTTATGATAATATTTCTCATGTTTCATGGACCCCTAGTTTGTCACACCAATCCACACAAGTTGGAAATTCACAATCCTTTGATGTTGACATTTCATCTATGATGTACAACAATGAAATGTTTCAAGATTCATATGTGAATGAAGAATATTCATCAGATTTAGTAGGACATTTTGACACTGGTTGCTTATGGAATTATTGA